One Actinomycetota bacterium DNA window includes the following coding sequences:
- a CDS encoding TldD/PmbA family protein encodes MKPGIRSFIRPPTVVDVVFDQSPERMDMLLDERTASKVLEAALEEGGEFAELYAERRRSTSLSLEDSRIESSSTGLDAGVSIRVTRGRDISFVSTDSMEESSMLEAARLVGEGLAGGSDGLKQLKLIEHPSPHMIAIAPSSVAAREKADMLRAADAAARGAGSEIVQASIGYSDEFSEIMIANSEGTLAAESRTRVRLSARAVGVRGQVMQTGADSLGAHKGMELFSEREPADVGLVAAQKALIMLDSQPSPSGKMTVVMHRGFGGVLFHEACGHGLEADTIEKGSSVFTGRMGELVASELVTLVDDGSIPGEWGSNAFDDEGVPTGRTVLIEKGRLAGFMYDGLRARALGEKSTGNGRRQSFRHPPIPRMTNTFILAGEHKPEDIFAATEKGFYAKTLAGGQVEPATGDFVFGVSEGYLIENGRITTPLRGATLIGNGLTALGNIDMIADDFEMHIGICGKDGQGVPVGSGQPTLRILDMTVGGTEV; translated from the coding sequence GTGAAACCGGGCATACGAAGCTTCATCCGTCCACCTACAGTCGTGGACGTCGTTTTTGACCAGAGCCCCGAGAGGATGGATATGCTGCTAGACGAGCGCACGGCAAGCAAGGTGCTGGAGGCCGCCCTGGAAGAGGGCGGAGAATTCGCAGAACTCTATGCCGAGCGCCGGCGCTCGACATCGCTGAGCCTGGAGGACAGCCGCATCGAGAGCAGCTCCACGGGCCTGGATGCCGGCGTCTCCATCCGCGTCACCCGCGGCCGCGACATATCCTTCGTCTCAACCGACAGCATGGAGGAGAGTTCAATGCTGGAAGCGGCGAGACTGGTGGGTGAAGGCCTGGCCGGCGGCAGCGACGGCTTGAAACAGCTTAAGCTGATCGAGCATCCTTCCCCCCACATGATTGCGATTGCGCCCTCCTCGGTGGCGGCGCGTGAAAAGGCAGATATGCTCCGCGCCGCTGATGCGGCTGCTCGCGGAGCCGGCAGCGAGATCGTCCAGGCCTCGATCGGCTACAGCGACGAGTTCAGCGAGATCATGATCGCCAATTCCGAGGGAACCCTGGCGGCGGAATCCCGTACCCGGGTACGGCTCTCGGCGCGCGCCGTGGGCGTCCGCGGTCAGGTCATGCAGACCGGAGCCGACAGTCTGGGCGCCCATAAAGGCATGGAGCTCTTCAGTGAGCGCGAGCCGGCCGATGTCGGCCTGGTTGCGGCGCAAAAAGCGCTGATAATGCTGGATTCACAGCCTTCCCCCAGCGGCAAGATGACAGTGGTCATGCATCGCGGCTTCGGCGGCGTCCTCTTCCACGAGGCCTGCGGCCACGGGCTTGAGGCCGACACCATCGAGAAGGGCTCGAGCGTCTTTACCGGGCGCATGGGTGAGCTGGTCGCCTCGGAGCTGGTGACCCTGGTCGATGACGGCAGCATTCCAGGGGAATGGGGCTCGAACGCGTTCGATGACGAGGGGGTTCCCACCGGGCGCACTGTGCTGATCGAGAAAGGACGGCTGGCGGGCTTCATGTACGACGGCCTCAGGGCGCGGGCGCTGGGCGAGAAGTCTACCGGAAACGGGCGGCGCCAGTCTTTCCGGCATCCGCCGATCCCCAGGATGACCAATACTTTCATTTTGGCGGGCGAGCACAAGCCTGAAGATATTTTTGCCGCCACCGAAAAGGGATTTTACGCCAAGACGCTTGCCGGCGGTCAGGTCGAGCCGGCAACCGGGGATTTTGTTTTCGGCGTCTCGGAAGGGTACCTGATCGAGAACGGCAGAATCACGACGCCGCTGCGCGGCGCCACCCTGATCGGCAACGGCCTGACGGCGCTTGGCAACATCGACATGATCGCGGACGATTTCGAGATGCACATAGGCATCTGCGGCAAGGACGGGCAGGGCGTCCCGGTCGGAAGCGGCCAGCCTACCTTGCGGATCCTTGATATGACCGTCGGCGGGACTGAGGTTTAA
- a CDS encoding MoxR family ATPase, translating into MTENQWGDNLARDLRGQSQPDAAETVDPLGSFAELTATFARLHENISRVIVGKSDVVTMVLAALVGRGHVLLEDIPGVGKTTLAKSIARSISASFARIQFTPDLLPSDITGSTIYSPKEERFFWSPGPLFANIVLADEINRTSPRTQSALLEAMEENQVTVDCTTHLMPEPFFVIATQNPYEVHGTFPLPEGQTDRFLISLSVGLPDRRSEHALVRQQLERHPLEKLEPAVDAAEIIAMQTAVRGIRVADSILGYALDIIDATRNHADVSLGASPRAAVALIHICQGLAFAQGRSFVIPDDVQSAAVPALAHRIVLKRKSSLKGEDAAGIISGILASRRVPV; encoded by the coding sequence ATGACGGAAAATCAGTGGGGAGACAATCTCGCGCGAGATCTGCGCGGCCAATCACAGCCAGACGCCGCAGAGACAGTGGATCCTTTGGGTTCTTTCGCGGAACTGACCGCTACTTTCGCCAGACTTCACGAGAACATCTCACGCGTGATCGTGGGCAAATCCGATGTGGTCACCATGGTGCTGGCGGCGCTTGTCGGCCGTGGCCACGTCCTCCTCGAGGATATTCCCGGCGTCGGCAAGACCACACTGGCCAAGAGCATCGCCCGTTCGATCTCGGCATCCTTTGCCCGCATCCAGTTCACGCCCGACCTGCTGCCTTCAGACATCACCGGCAGCACCATCTATTCGCCTAAAGAAGAGCGCTTCTTCTGGTCGCCGGGGCCGCTGTTTGCCAACATCGTGCTGGCCGATGAGATCAACCGGACCAGCCCCAGGACTCAATCGGCGCTGCTGGAGGCAATGGAAGAAAACCAGGTGACGGTCGACTGCACCACACACCTGATGCCCGAGCCCTTCTTTGTCATCGCCACCCAGAATCCATACGAAGTCCACGGGACGTTCCCGTTGCCGGAAGGCCAGACCGACCGCTTCCTGATCTCGTTGTCAGTCGGTCTTCCCGACCGGCGCAGCGAACATGCACTCGTGCGTCAGCAGCTTGAAAGGCATCCGCTCGAGAAGTTGGAGCCGGCCGTGGACGCTGCCGAGATCATCGCCATGCAGACCGCCGTGCGCGGCATCAGGGTCGCCGACAGCATTCTCGGCTATGCGCTCGATATCATCGATGCAACCCGTAACCACGCTGATGTCTCTTTGGGAGCCTCGCCCCGCGCGGCTGTTGCCCTGATTCACATCTGCCAGGGTCTGGCGTTCGCCCAGGGCCGTTCTTTCGTGATACCGGACGACGTGCAGAGCGCGGCTGTTCCGGCTCTGGCGCACCGAATTGTCCTTAAGCGTAAATCATCTCTGAAAGGGGAAGACGCGGCCGGTATCATCTCCGGTATCCTCGCTTCACGCCGCGTACCGGTCTAG
- a CDS encoding TldD/PmbA family protein — MLDIAKKTLEMASAASVDQAEVFASRTRSTRIRVYRQQVEELASSTGSGVGVRVFRGDSVGYAYTSDLSDESLAAIVRAAADNAEVTAGDEFMGLPEPSDSFPELDLYSERLAEVPLAAKIELAKRMEKTALDRDPRISQVDSATYAEGEGLVAIANSLGFSQQFEENTCYAFLQAIAEADGQMQTGMSFTTGRDPEQLDIDASGVEAADRALSLLGSRQCESMSCPVVMDPFVTSGLVGVIGSVLTGEAVQKQRSMFAGLEGKQVASGIFNLVDDGIHPQGLASAPFDGEGVPSRLTGLIKDGILQGFLYDAYTARKDGRQSTGNGMRGSYRSQPHVSATNLRLTGGDRTLAKIISSVDKGFYVMDVSGIHSGANGVSGDFSVGATGRLISGGELSDPVREVVIAGNLMTILKGIKTVGNDNRWVPFGGSIHAPSLLIGEMTVSGK; from the coding sequence ATGCTTGATATAGCCAAAAAAACTCTGGAAATGGCCTCGGCCGCATCGGTGGACCAGGCTGAAGTGTTCGCCTCCCGGACCCGCTCGACGCGGATCAGGGTCTACCGGCAGCAGGTTGAGGAGCTGGCCAGCTCGACCGGCAGCGGCGTCGGTGTCCGCGTTTTCCGCGGAGATTCGGTCGGCTACGCCTATACCAGCGATCTCTCTGATGAGAGCCTTGCCGCTATCGTCCGGGCCGCGGCAGACAATGCCGAGGTGACCGCAGGCGACGAATTCATGGGGCTTCCTGAACCGTCTGATTCATTTCCCGAGCTGGATCTCTATTCCGAAAGGCTGGCCGAAGTGCCTCTGGCCGCCAAGATCGAGCTGGCAAAACGCATGGAAAAAACGGCGCTGGACCGCGACCCTCGCATCTCACAGGTCGATTCCGCTACATATGCGGAAGGGGAAGGCCTGGTGGCAATCGCCAATTCTCTCGGTTTTTCACAGCAGTTTGAGGAGAATACCTGTTACGCCTTCCTGCAGGCTATAGCCGAGGCAGACGGTCAGATGCAGACGGGTATGTCGTTCACCACGGGAAGGGATCCGGAACAACTCGACATCGATGCCAGCGGCGTCGAAGCCGCGGACCGGGCGCTGTCCCTGCTGGGCAGCCGGCAATGCGAGAGCATGAGCTGTCCGGTGGTCATGGATCCCTTCGTGACTTCGGGCCTGGTCGGCGTGATCGGCTCGGTGCTGACAGGAGAAGCCGTGCAAAAACAGCGCTCGATGTTCGCCGGGCTGGAAGGAAAACAGGTCGCCAGCGGCATCTTCAATCTCGTGGATGACGGCATTCACCCGCAAGGGCTGGCAAGTGCGCCATTTGATGGCGAAGGTGTGCCCTCGCGGCTTACCGGTCTGATAAAAGACGGTATTTTGCAGGGATTTCTATATGACGCCTACACGGCCCGCAAAGACGGGCGGCAGTCTACCGGCAACGGCATGAGAGGCTCGTACCGCAGCCAGCCGCACGTGAGCGCCACCAACCTGCGTCTGACCGGGGGCGATCGGACGCTGGCGAAGATCATCTCGTCGGTTGACAAGGGGTTCTATGTCATGGATGTCAGCGGTATCCACTCCGGCGCCAACGGAGTGTCGGGTGATTTCTCGGTGGGAGCGACGGGCAGGTTGATAAGTGGAGGAGAATTGTCAGACCCGGTCCGCGAAGTCGTCATCGCCGGCAACCTTATGACAATTCTGAAAGGTATCAAAACGGTCGGTAACGACAACCGTTGGGTCCCGTTCGGCGGCAGCATTCACGCACCGTCCCTTCTCATCGGTGAAATGACCGTTAGCGGAAAATGA
- the rpe gene encoding ribulose-phosphate 3-epimerase encodes MSDELINTYQLAPSILSADFSHLGDDIKTVMDAGVRVIHVDVMDGQFVPNITIGPVVIEGIRDQVHEAGGILDVHLMIDAPERYIEDFARAGSDWISVHVEACTHLNMTLSQIRAAGCKAGAVLNPATPLNLLQEVTGDIDYALMMTVNPGFSGQKFIASVLPKIERARHLLPREVAIQVDGGVGADTIEPVLDTGANLFVAGSAVFGAPDPAAAARGLMDAMAARASAE; translated from the coding sequence GTGAGCGACGAACTCATCAACACTTATCAGCTGGCCCCGTCGATCCTGTCGGCCGATTTCTCACATCTCGGCGATGATATCAAAACCGTCATGGACGCCGGCGTGCGCGTCATCCACGTCGACGTCATGGACGGCCAGTTCGTTCCCAACATCACCATCGGGCCGGTAGTCATCGAGGGCATCCGCGACCAGGTACACGAAGCCGGCGGCATCCTCGACGTGCACCTGATGATCGACGCGCCCGAGCGCTACATCGAAGACTTCGCCCGCGCCGGCTCCGACTGGATCTCGGTGCACGTCGAAGCCTGCACCCATCTTAATATGACCCTTTCACAGATACGCGCCGCCGGCTGCAAGGCGGGCGCCGTGCTCAATCCGGCGACGCCGTTGAACCTCCTGCAGGAAGTCACCGGCGACATCGATTATGCCCTGATGATGACGGTGAATCCCGGTTTCAGCGGCCAGAAGTTCATTGCCTCGGTGCTTCCCAAGATCGAGCGGGCGCGGCATCTGCTTCCCAGGGAAGTAGCCATCCAGGTCGACGGAGGCGTCGGCGCCGATACCATCGAACCCGTGCTTGATACCGGCGCCAACCTGTTCGTGGCCGGCTCCGCGGTCTTTGGAGCGCCAGACCCGGCCGCAGCGGCGCGCGGGCTCATGGACGCCATGGCCGCTCGCGCTTCCGCCGAATAG
- a CDS encoding DUF4234 domain-containing protein, which produces MDSINYLEADVRQRNMTDWQTAFWPTFFLSIITCGIYWFYVLYKLLERREQHFERMVSFRTHLLDVLKEKAAAAGRADEMQADINELEGMNLDATNRDRAGEKSPVLWLVLSIVIGVVVYYVYYFLNDDFRAHEASEHDFMLKASEVMNKLGISTGQVMTPVVVPERNFVKYLILTIITCGIYGIYWIYTLITDPNYHFDNHAVWEQQVMSMVQPSK; this is translated from the coding sequence ATGGACAGCATCAATTACCTGGAAGCGGACGTTCGCCAACGGAACATGACCGACTGGCAGACGGCTTTCTGGCCGACCTTCTTCCTGTCGATCATCACCTGCGGCATCTACTGGTTCTATGTCCTTTACAAGCTCCTGGAAAGGCGCGAGCAGCATTTTGAACGGATGGTGTCTTTCCGCACGCATCTCCTTGACGTGCTCAAGGAGAAGGCCGCTGCGGCCGGAAGGGCCGATGAGATGCAGGCTGACATCAATGAGCTGGAAGGAATGAACCTCGACGCCACCAACCGAGATCGCGCCGGCGAGAAATCACCGGTCCTTTGGCTGGTTTTGAGCATCGTCATCGGCGTCGTCGTCTATTACGTCTATTACTTCCTCAATGATGATTTCCGGGCTCATGAAGCCAGTGAACACGATTTCATGCTCAAGGCCAGCGAGGTCATGAACAAGCTCGGGATCTCGACAGGGCAGGTAATGACTCCCGTGGTCGTGCCTGAGCGCAATTTCGTCAAATATCTGATCCTGACGATCATCACCTGCGGAATTTATGGGATCTACTGGATCTATACACTGATAACCGATCCGAACTATCACTTCGACAACCATGCGGTCTGGGAGCAGCAGGTGATGTCGATGGTGCAGCCGTCAAAATGA
- a CDS encoding DUF4282 domain-containing protein, whose product MNKSKVNDFLTFRTMITPVLIQIIFFLGVLAIVIFGIYEIVTGSGKRNGGDMVWSGILTIILGPLALRFYLEVIVVVFSINRSVTEIKRNTDIMAGPQLPPAAAPVIEGPVTQT is encoded by the coding sequence GTGAATAAATCCAAGGTAAATGATTTTTTAACTTTTAGAACGATGATAACTCCTGTGTTAATACAGATCATCTTTTTCCTCGGCGTCCTGGCAATCGTTATCTTTGGCATTTATGAGATCGTCACCGGATCAGGCAAGCGCAATGGCGGCGATATGGTCTGGAGCGGCATCTTGACGATCATTCTGGGGCCACTCGCTCTACGTTTTTATCTCGAGGTAATTGTCGTCGTTTTCAGCATCAACCGATCGGTCACAGAGATAAAGAGGAATACGGATATTATGGCCGGCCCGCAGCTTCCACCTGCTGCTGCTCCGGTGATCGAGGGTCCTGTCACGCAAACCTAG
- the ribD gene encoding bifunctional diaminohydroxyphosphoribosylaminopyrimidine deaminase/5-amino-6-(5-phosphoribosylamino)uracil reductase RibD produces the protein MVSGLDISFMQRALNLADLARGKTSPNPTVGAVIAMGDTVIGEGYHKRAGEDHAEVAAIKAAAGDVRGATIFVTLEPCCHTGRTGPCSQALIEAGIARVVVASLDPSAKVNGKGLEDLRAAGIEVEVLDGLLAARARAQNEAFRKHAVTGLPFVIFKSAMSLDGKIATSTGDSKWISGEESRALVHALRGEVDAIAVGSGTAQIDDPLLTCRIPGDNLQPLRIVFDSRAGLSLESQLVRTAGEVSTLVFVTGDASPEKIKALEAAGVEVARVGTLDGQVDVGDALLYLGSREPEVMSLLLEGGPTLAASFVESGAIDKVMAFIAPKFIGGKEARTPVEGRGFRMVGEALPLYRVTHKAVGDDILITAYTNQEEW, from the coding sequence ATGGTATCGGGACTCGACATAAGCTTTATGCAAAGGGCGCTCAACCTGGCCGACCTGGCCCGGGGCAAGACCAGCCCCAACCCCACTGTGGGCGCCGTTATCGCCATGGGGGACACCGTGATCGGCGAGGGCTATCACAAGCGCGCCGGTGAGGATCACGCCGAGGTGGCCGCCATCAAGGCGGCTGCGGGCGATGTCCGCGGCGCCACCATCTTCGTCACCCTGGAGCCCTGTTGCCACACCGGCCGCACCGGCCCCTGCAGCCAGGCGCTGATCGAGGCGGGAATCGCCCGCGTCGTGGTCGCATCTCTCGATCCCTCAGCCAAGGTCAACGGCAAGGGGCTTGAGGACTTGCGCGCCGCCGGCATCGAGGTCGAGGTGCTCGACGGCCTGCTGGCCGCCCGCGCCCGGGCCCAGAACGAAGCTTTCCGCAAGCATGCCGTGACCGGCCTTCCCTTTGTCATCTTCAAGAGCGCCATGAGCCTCGACGGCAAGATCGCCACATCGACCGGCGACTCCAAGTGGATATCCGGCGAGGAGAGCCGGGCGCTGGTGCACGCGCTCCGGGGCGAGGTCGACGCCATCGCCGTCGGCAGCGGCACCGCCCAGATCGACGATCCGCTGCTGACCTGCCGCATCCCGGGCGACAACCTCCAGCCGTTGCGCATAGTCTTTGATTCGCGGGCGGGGCTCTCGCTCGAGAGCCAGCTGGTGCGGACCGCCGGCGAGGTCTCGACGCTGGTGTTCGTTACCGGCGATGCTTCCCCGGAAAAGATCAAGGCGCTGGAAGCTGCCGGGGTCGAGGTGGCCCGGGTGGGCACGCTCGACGGGCAGGTCGATGTCGGCGATGCGCTGCTGTACCTGGGCTCGCGCGAGCCCGAGGTCATGAGCCTGCTGCTCGAGGGCGGGCCGACGCTGGCTGCATCCTTTGTGGAATCCGGAGCCATAGACAAGGTCATGGCCTTCATCGCGCCGAAATTCATCGGCGGCAAGGAGGCGCGCACTCCCGTCGAGGGCCGCGGCTTTCGCATGGTGGGCGAGGCCTTGCCTCTCTACCGTGTCACCCATAAGGCTGTAGGTGACGACATTCTCATCACCGCCTATACAAACCAGGAGGAATGGTAG
- a CDS encoding HU family DNA-binding protein, with protein MGKSEFVSAVAAKTDLNKTQAAAAVDAFIDVVTESLKNGEEVQFTGFGKFSVQNRAAREGINPQTKEKIQIKASKVPKFSAGSALKQAVK; from the coding sequence GTGGGAAAATCTGAGTTTGTTAGCGCAGTCGCTGCCAAGACCGATCTTAACAAGACGCAGGCAGCTGCCGCCGTTGACGCATTCATCGACGTGGTTACCGAGTCTTTAAAGAATGGTGAGGAGGTTCAATTCACCGGGTTCGGTAAGTTCAGCGTCCAGAACCGCGCTGCCCGTGAGGGTATCAACCCGCAGACGAAAGAGAAGATTCAGATCAAGGCCAGCAAGGTGCCAAAGTTCAGCGCCGGCAGCGCCTTGAAGCAGGCGGTAAAGTAG
- a CDS encoding DUF2752 domain-containing protein: MACNPNIIGTMGLAAAGRAIPAGCRDSRSPEAAAGARRAGASSARRRAGASSAVGAISVSWGPVPRREQAVFELPVLGLLLLVFSVSILLTPDLQIRGTSLSVPLAYGCPLFTLMGIPCLLCGMTRSFLAMGGLDLGGAFTFHPLGPMVFIALAGLAAAISWSLARGRRIKISIDRQTRGRLITTGALVLLIAWAVKLIVWRRTGLI, encoded by the coding sequence ATGGCATGCAATCCAAACATCATCGGGACCATGGGGCTGGCCGCGGCCGGGCGGGCAATCCCTGCCGGTTGCCGCGATTCGAGATCCCCGGAGGCGGCCGCGGGCGCACGCAGGGCCGGCGCTTCTTCAGCCCGTAGGAGGGCCGGCGCTTCTTCAGCCGTCGGCGCCATATCAGTTTCCTGGGGCCCGGTGCCGCGCCGGGAGCAAGCTGTGTTCGAACTGCCGGTCCTGGGGCTGCTGCTGCTGGTCTTCTCGGTTTCCATCCTGCTTACTCCCGATCTCCAAATCAGAGGGACTTCCTTGAGCGTGCCGCTGGCATATGGCTGTCCGCTTTTCACCCTGATGGGCATTCCCTGCCTCCTCTGCGGCATGACCAGATCGTTCCTGGCGATGGGCGGCCTGGATCTCGGTGGAGCTTTCACCTTCCATCCGCTGGGGCCAATGGTTTTCATCGCGCTGGCCGGCCTGGCGGCGGCCATATCCTGGTCGCTGGCCCGGGGCAGGCGGATAAAGATTTCAATCGATCGGCAAACGCGTGGCCGCTTGATAACCACCGGAGCCCTGGTGCTGCTGATTGCCTGGGCCGTCAAGCTTATCGTCTGGCGCCGGACAGGGCTGATCTGA